The following DNA comes from Kitasatospora sp. NBC_01287.
CGTCTGAGGCGCCGGCCGGGTGCGGTCCCGAGCCTTGGCGCAGCCTTGAGTTTTGAGCAGTCCCGAGTTCCGAGCAGTCCCGAGTTCCGAACAGTCCCGAAGTTTCGAGCATGCGCGATCCCTGGCACCACCGCCGGCGGCGACCCCGTCCCGGGCGGGTGCCCGGCGGCCGCTTCGACGCTCACCGCGCACAGCCCGGCTCCGCCACATGGAGCCGCACACGTTCTGGCGACACATCTGCCTGGGGGCGCTAGATGAGAACAGCGGACCGGATACCCATCGAGTCGATCCGGCCAGGGGAGTCGCCGCGCTTCGGCGCGGAGGACGAAGAGCACATCAGGCGGCTGGCGCAGACCGATGCCGAGCTGCCGCCGATCCTGGTGAACCGCCGCACGATGCGGGTGATCGACGGCATGCACCGGCTGCGGGCCGCCCAGCTCAAAGGTGAACGGACCATCGTCGTCGAGTACTTCGACGGCACCGAGGCGGCCGCCTACATCCTGGGCGTGCAGGCCAACGTGGCGCACGGGCTGCCGCTCTCGCTGGCCGAGCGCAAGGAGGCGGCCCGCCGGATCGTCGGGTTGCAGCCGGAGCTGGCCGACCGGGCGGTCGCGCAGCTGACCGGGCTGGCCGCCGGCACGGTGAGCGCCATCCGCAAGCTCGCGGGCGCCGAGGCGGCCCAGCGCGGCACCCGGGTGGGGCGGGACGGACGGCTCCGCCCGGTCAACGCGGACGAGGGACGGCGGCGGGCGGTGGCGGTGATCCGCGAGTATCCGGATGCCTCGCTGCGTGAGATCGCCCAGGCGGCCGGGGTGTCGCTGGGTACGGCACATGACATCAGGGCCCGGTTGGAGCGGGGAGAGGACCCGGTGCACCGTGATGTGCCGCGCGGCGCGGGGGAGTTGGCCGCCGCCCAGGGGGTGGAGCTGGCCGCGGTCTCCGCGCCCTCCGGTGGGTCGCCGGGCGCCGGTGGGTCGCCGGGCGCCGGTGGGTCGGCGGGCGCCGGTGCGCCGGGCGGGTCCGCGGGGCTGAGGGTGTCGCAGGAGGTGGAGGTGGAGGTTGAGGCGCCGACAGCTTCGGTTCCGGCGCCGCGCAACGGCCGACTCGCCGCGATGGGCCCGCTCGGCATGGCCGGGTCGGCCGCGCACGCTCGGCACGCCCCGCAGACCGTCCGGCGGGAGCGCACCGAGCGCACCGAGCGGCCCGAGCGGTCCGAACGGCCGGAGCGCCCCGAGCCGTTCGCCGGACTGGAGACGCTGCGCCGCGATCCCTCGCTGCGCTTCACCGACCACGGCCGGGCGCTGCTGATCTGGCTGCACCGCCGACTGGTGGTGGTCGGCGAGGCGGAGAGCGAACTGGGCAACATCCCTTCGCACTTACTGCCGGTGGTGGCCGACCTGGCGCAGGAGTGCTCCGACATCTGGCATGAGCTGTCGATCGAACTCCATTACCGTGCCCGCCAGATCGGCTGACCCGATGCCGGCTCGGCAGGCCACCGGAGCCGCCCCGGGCCCGCCGCCGCATCCGGGCCCGGGGCCCGCCCCGCACCCCGCGTCCGCTCCCCGCTCCGTTCCTGCTCCAGGGCGTGCTCCTGGGCGCGGTGTCGGGCGCGACCGGGTCGCGATCGTCGGCGGCGGACTGGCCGGTGCCGCGCTCGCCTGGCGGCTGGTGCGGCGCGGATGCCCGGTCACGGTCTTCACCGGCGGCCGGGAGAGCGCCGCGGCGGACGCCACCGAGGCCTCCGGTGGACTGGTCCGCGGCTTCGAACCCGACCTGGTGGCAGCCAGGTCGGCCGCGACCGGCCTGGCCGAGCTGCGGGCTGATCCGGTGCTCCGCGACTGGGCCGGCTACCGGGAGACCGGTTCCTGCTTCGTGCTGCTGCCTGGCAGCGGCCCCGGCCCCGGCCCCGGCCCTGGCCCCGGCGGCGACCGGCCGCCGGGCCCGGACGCGGTGCTGGGGCTGCTGGACGGACTGCTGCCGGGCTCGGCCGAACTGGTCGAGGCGGCTTCGCTGCCCGCCTTCCGCAGTCTGCCACCCGGGACTTGGGCCGTGCTGGAGCGGGCGGCGGGCCGGATCTCGCCCGCCCGGCTGCGCCGCTCGCTGCTGACCGCCGTCGAGCGGCACGGCGGCCGGCTGTGCGCCGAGCCGGTGGCCGATCCCTCGGACGCCGAACTGCGTTCGCGCCACCGGGCGGTGGTGCTGGCGACCGGACCGTGGACACCGGCGCTGCTGGCCCGCGCGGGCCTGCCCGACCAGGGGCTGCGCAGCAAGCAGATCCAGTACACCGTGCTGCGCGGCGTCCGACTCCCGCCCGGCCTGGGCTCGTTCGTCGACGAGACCTCCGGGCTCTACGGCCGCCCGGACGGGCCGGACGGCCTGCTGCTCGGCCTGCCCACCGACCGCTGGGACGTGGATCCGGTCGCACCGCGCCCCGATCCGGCGCTGGCCGTGCGGGTGCTGGCGGTGGCCCAGCAGCGCCTGCGGCTGCCGCCGGGGCCGGGCGGCAGGCGCCACCCGGGCCACGCGCGCACCGTCGCGGCCACCGACTGCTATGCCCTGTCAGGCGGGCTGATGCTCCGTCAGCTCGTTGGCCAGGAAAGACTCTTCACCTTCACCGGCGGCACCGGCGGCGCCGCCAAGACGGCGCTCACCGCCGCGCGTACCGCCGCAGAGGA
Coding sequences within:
- a CDS encoding ParB N-terminal domain-containing protein; translation: MRTADRIPIESIRPGESPRFGAEDEEHIRRLAQTDAELPPILVNRRTMRVIDGMHRLRAAQLKGERTIVVEYFDGTEAAAYILGVQANVAHGLPLSLAERKEAARRIVGLQPELADRAVAQLTGLAAGTVSAIRKLAGAEAAQRGTRVGRDGRLRPVNADEGRRRAVAVIREYPDASLREIAQAAGVSLGTAHDIRARLERGEDPVHRDVPRGAGELAAAQGVELAAVSAPSGGSPGAGGSPGAGGSAGAGAPGGSAGLRVSQEVEVEVEAPTASVPAPRNGRLAAMGPLGMAGSAAHARHAPQTVRRERTERTERPERSERPERPEPFAGLETLRRDPSLRFTDHGRALLIWLHRRLVVVGEAESELGNIPSHLLPVVADLAQECSDIWHELSIELHYRARQIG
- a CDS encoding FAD-dependent oxidoreductase; the encoded protein is MPARQATGAAPGPPPHPGPGPAPHPASAPRSVPAPGRAPGRGVGRDRVAIVGGGLAGAALAWRLVRRGCPVTVFTGGRESAAADATEASGGLVRGFEPDLVAARSAATGLAELRADPVLRDWAGYRETGSCFVLLPGSGPGPGPGPGPGGDRPPGPDAVLGLLDGLLPGSAELVEAASLPAFRSLPPGTWAVLERAAGRISPARLRRSLLTAVERHGGRLCAEPVADPSDAELRSRHRAVVLATGPWTPALLARAGLPDQGLRSKQIQYTVLRGVRLPPGLGSFVDETSGLYGRPDGPDGLLLGLPTDRWDVDPVAPRPDPALAVRVLAVAQQRLRLPPGPGGRRHPGHARTVAATDCYALSGGLMLRQLVGQERLFTFTGGTGGAAKTALTAARTAAEELLQAAAAG